A single genomic interval of Labeo rohita strain BAU-BD-2019 chromosome 13, IGBB_LRoh.1.0, whole genome shotgun sequence harbors:
- the cfap36 gene encoding LOW QUALITY PROTEIN: cilia- and flagella-associated protein 36 (The sequence of the model RefSeq protein was modified relative to this genomic sequence to represent the inferred CDS: substituted 1 base at 1 genomic stop codon), whose protein sequence is MADDSEWVLESIAGYLSSPDWLIPLADFMENKCSVFDDEDENKLTYTEIHQQYKQLVERLLENYMQEVGISEQQFLHACSSFSKSKTLQAVFQPVLATDDFQMFRSLMVQKNMELQLQALHVIKERNGGLPECLTDGADVMSELEQQEMKILQEVLRRSKEEYDLEMAHRIQEKEEQASTSSSLSETPLCESVSQQTNITVSDRPVXFTRPEPYLKESDSAAVRSSATATPSCKSKALPAVRAPVKGSVCANHTPNPESQRDEDTQRDARALADEEALQQRSEYLKQQRDKLQALKRDQTQKSPADALPTAPEPKPSAQEISVEEKKKLQKRKHLAEKLKEEVIKK, encoded by the exons ATGGCCGATGACAGCGAGTGGGTGCTGGAGAGCATCGCGGGCTACCTGAGCAGCCCGGACTGGCTCATCCCACTGGCCGACTTCATGGAGAACAAATGCTCAG TGTTTGATGATGAGGATGAGAATAAGCTGACGTACACGGAGATCCATCAGCAGTACAAGCAACTG GTGGAGCGGCTGCTGGAGAACTACATGCAGGAGGTGGGCATCAGTGAGCAGCAGTTTCTGCACGCCTGCTCCTCTTTCAGCAAGTCTAAGACTCTACAG GCTGTTTTCCAGCCAGTTCTCGCTACAGACGATTTTCAGATGTTTCGCTCTCTGATGGTCCAGAAGAACATGGAGCTTCAGCTGCAGGCTCTGCACGTCATCAAAGAGAGAAACG GCGGGCTGCCCGAGTGCCTGACAGACGGCGCGGATGTCATGAGTGAACTCGAGCAGCAGGAAATGAAGATTCTTCAGGAGGTTCTCAG GAGGTCAAAGGAGGAGTATGATCTGGAGATGGCGCACAGGATACAGGAGAAAGAGGAGCAGGCCTCCACATCCAGCAGTCTGTCTGAAACTCCTCTGTGTGAATCTGTGAGCCAGCAAACCAATATCACC GTTTCAGACAGGCCGGTTTGATTCACCCGCCCTGAGCCATAC TTAAAGGAGTCTGATTCTGCAGCCGTCAGGAGTTCAGCTACAGCCACACCgtcat GTAAAAGTAAAGCTCTTCCTGCAGTGAGGGCACCTGTCAAGGGTTCAGTGTGTGCCAACCACACGCCAAACCCAGAGAGCCAGAGAGATGAGGACACACAGAGAGACGCCAGAGCTCTCGCT GATGAGGAGGCGTTACAGCAGCGCTCTGAGTATCTGAAGCAGCAGAGAGACAAACTCCAGGCCCTGAAGAGAGATCAGACACAGAAGAGCCCGGCTGACGCTCTTCCTACGGCCCCGGAGCCCAAACCGTCTGCACAG GAAATTTCTGTTGAAGAGAAGAAGAAGCTGCAGAAAAGAAAACACCTGGCAGAGAAACTCAAAGAAGAAGTCATCAAGAAATGA
- the LOC127175392 gene encoding LOW QUALITY PROTEIN: GTPase IMAP family member 8-like (The sequence of the model RefSeq protein was modified relative to this genomic sequence to represent the inferred CDS: inserted 2 bases in 1 codon) translates to MSDQSMTQHDMMVQGTNSPTSHPDTRLSEIRMVMFGGRQLMGVLEASGKSSAGNIILGRNAFDISRRTARSVQATGDVHGRRLTVVDTPGWWWHYSVEFTPMFDRREIIRSPALCLPGPHAFLLVIPVDLAFPSIYRMTLEQQLNFLSNEVWKHXIVLFTSTEPCDESSLENKVRKWPDVKQLIGRCHNRYHILNIHNQSDNTQVIALLEKIEKMVAQNNGRHFKIGRNIYVVDEREKVNRERANQRILAGKRQRAELRAQIRDGPQHLTDIRIVILGAAWAARSSAGNILLGKEAFKVDNSRTTVCCEVKHAEVYGRQLTVVDTPGWFCNVPVENTSQLDKLEIRRSVCLCPPGPHAILLTIPIAITYDKTYNKVVEEHVALLGKRVWNHTVVLFTRGDRLGDTTIEERIENEGKQLQWLIKKCENRYHVFNCKQNTDSTQVLELLAKIEEVMMENNGCHYAPETDSSPSTELELNMKTAKRNMMKVRRQRDILQELLKERKYTLSDARIVLLGGGRVGKSTSGNVILQGHLFEKTPEEDFIIRTRTMQCVMKQGQIEGCQVSVVDTPGWSTSTLENAKEILHSVTVCSPGPHAFLLVLPVDESFSKRSQRTVEELMSLFGDNAWKHTIILFTHGHWLMDRTVEEYIACEGEALLELIERKFGNRYHVLNNDWTNRFQVTNLLKMIEQMVARNRGEYFTLKNKESKPTTATTTKTTTVHQMFNETLEDEWKKHEDELIERMLEAATVDLNEETEELYHKRRGSINLTIPEMSEDSLLDGASSAGADPLDPADKVCRWLRPRRAASSSSGHGTMSTTSSCQDPNRESLKDDIPAHKHTPSDMDNMKYGTNITEQRHTRSFSF, encoded by the exons ATGTCAGATCAAAGCATGACACAGCATGACATGATGGTGCAGGGAACAAATTCCCCTACATCTCATCCTG acaCCAGGCTATCTGAGATAAGAATGGTGATGTTTGGGGGTCGGCAGTTAATGGGAGTTTTAGAAGCAAGTGGAAAAAGTTCAGCAGGAAACATCATTCTGGGGAGAAATGCTTTTGATATTAGTAGAAGAACTGCACGATCTGTTCAAGCTACAGGGGACGTACATGGAAGACGTCTGACAGTTGTCGACACTCCAGGCTGGTGGTGGCATTACTCGGTGGAATTCACTCCTATGTTTGACAGACGGGAAATCATAAGAAGCCCAGCACTATGTCTTCCCGGACCTCACGCCTTCCTTCTGGTCATACCTGTAGATTTAGCATTTCCAAGTATCTACAGAATGACTCTGGAACAACAACTGAATTTTTTGTCTAATGAGGTCTGGAAACA CATTGTGTTGTTCACTTCTACTGAGCCGTGTGATGAGAGCTCTTTGGAGAACAAGGTCAGAAAATGGCCAGATGTCAAACAGCTAATCGGGCGGTGTCACAACAGATACCACATTCTTAATATTCACAACCAGAGCGACAACACTCAAGTGATCGCACTGCTGGAAAAGATTGAGAAAATGGTGGCACAAAACAATGGTCGTCACTTTAAGATTGGCAGGAACATCTATGTGGTGGATGAGAGAGAGAAGGTAAATAGAGAAAGAGCGAATCAAAGAATTCTTGCTGGGAAGAGGCAAAGAGCTGAACTCCGAGCACAAATCAGAG ATGGGCCACAACATCTGACTGATATAAGGATTGTGATACTTGGAGCAGCATGGGCTGCAAGGAGCTCTGCAGGCAACATCCTTCTGGGAAAAGAAGCTTTTAAAGTTGACAATTCAAGAACAACAGTGTGTTGTGAGGTAAAACATGCTGAAGTTTACGGGAGGCAGTTGACCGTGGTCGACACTCCGGGCTGGTTCTGTAACGTTCCTGTCGAGAACACATCACAGCTGGACAAACTGGAGATTAGACGTAGTGTATGTTTATGTCCACCTGGTCCACATGCTATTCTATTGACTATTCCCATTGCCATAACATATGACAAGACTTATAACAAGGTTGTGGAGGAACACGTGGCCCTCTTAGGGAAAAGGGTCTGGAATCatacagttgtgctgtttaccAGAGGAGACCGGCTTGGAGATACAACCATTGAGGAACGTATTGAAAATGAGGGAAAGCAACTGCAGTGGCTTATTAAAAAGTGTGAGAACAGATATCATGTCTTCAACTGCAAGCAGAACACAGACAGCACACAAGTCCTGGAACTGCTTGCAAAAATTGAGGAAGTCATGATGGAAAACAATGGCTGTCATTATGCACCAGAGACGGACAGCAGTCCATCCACAGAGCTCGAGCTAAACATGAAAACGGCCAAAAGAAACATGATGAAAGTGAGAAGGCAAAGAGATATCCTTCAAGAACTGCTGAAGG AAAGAAAATACACTCTCTCAGATGCGAGGATTGTGCTTCTTGGAGGAGGAAGAGTCGGAAAAAGCACGTCAGGAAACGTCATTTTGCAAGGACATTTGTTTGAGAAGACACCTGAAGAG GATTTTATTATCCGCACAAGAACAATGCAATGCGTGATGAAACAGGGGCAAATTGAAGGATGTCAGGTCTCAGTGGTGGACACACCAGGCTGGTCCACATCAACTCtggaaaatgcaaaagaaatcttACATAGTGTGACAGTTTGTTCCCCAGGACCTCACGCATTCCTGCTAGTGTTGCCTGTAGACGAATCGTTCTCGAAAAGATCCCAACGAACAGTGGAGGAGCTCATGAGCCTATTTGGTGACAATGCTTGGAAACACACTATAATATTATTCACTCATGGACACTGGTTGATGGACAGAACGGTTGAGGAGTACATCGCATGTGAAGGAGAAGCTCTGCTAGAGTTGATAGAAAGAAAGTTTGGAAACAGATATCATGTGCTAAATAATGACTGGACAAATAGATTTCAAGTAACAAATCTGCTCAAGATGATAGAACAAATGGTGGCTAGAAACAGAGGTGAATACTTCactctgaaaaacaaagaaagcaagCCGACAACAGCGACGACGACAAAGACAACAACAGTGCATCAAATGTTTAATGAGACCCTGGAAGACGAGTGGAAAAAACACGAAGATGAACTCATAGAGAGGATGTTGGAGGCAGCAACAGTGGATCTGAATGAAGAAACCGAGGAGTTATATCATAAACGAAGAGGAAGCATTAATCTCACAATCCCAGAAA TGAGTGAAGATTCACTATTAGATGGAGCCAGTTCGGCTGGAGCTGATCCCCTGGACCCTGCTGACAAAGTATGTCGATGGCTCAGACCTAGACGTGCAGCGTCATCATCGTCTGGACACGGCACCATGAGCACTACATCAAGCTGTCAAGATCCGAACAGGGAAAGTCTGAAAGATGATATTCCAGCTCACAAACACACTCCCAGTGACATGGACAATATGAAATATGGCACTAACATAACAGAGCAAAGGCATACaagatcattttcattttag